In a genomic window of Deltaproteobacteria bacterium:
- a CDS encoding DUF433 domain-containing protein yields the protein MEPLIRITMDPEVMGGKPCIRGMRVTVGTIVGLIACGKTAADILLEYPYLEREDVLEALSYAAWRAEEKELSMVTG from the coding sequence ATGGAACCATTGATTAGAATCACTATGGACCCCGAGGTGATGGGGGGGAAACCCTGCATCAGGGGAATGCGCGTTACCGTGGGAACAATCGTCGGCCTCATCGCCTGCGGAAAAACCGCTGCGGATATCCTGCTGGAATATCCGTATCTGGAGCGTGAGGATGTCCTGGAAGCCCTTTCCTATGCTGCATGGCGAGCGGAAGAGAAAGAGCTTTCCATGGTGACCGGATGA